In Myxococcales bacterium, the following proteins share a genomic window:
- a CDS encoding HDOD domain-containing protein — MTAALARLIEPQIDNDDAFTAGMLHDFGKTAMVNSHSALFAKVLDEVDRRGTSFMEAEQAAFGFDHAALGGRLALRWRLPTALSEAIRFHHGNAETLAMLPELQGRFVAIVALATVCMTSLGIGRDAPIPNIDIASQPAWKSLELDKEDLPSVIETCKKALADAKFFIG, encoded by the coding sequence GTGACGGCTGCACTTGCCAGGCTGATCGAGCCGCAGATCGACAACGACGATGCTTTCACAGCGGGCATGCTCCACGACTTCGGCAAAACCGCGATGGTCAACAGCCACTCCGCGCTCTTTGCCAAGGTGCTCGACGAGGTAGACAGACGGGGTACATCGTTCATGGAAGCGGAACAAGCCGCATTTGGATTCGATCACGCAGCGCTCGGCGGTCGCCTGGCACTGCGCTGGCGATTACCGACTGCGCTGTCAGAAGCAATTCGCTTTCACCATGGCAACGCCGAGACCTTGGCAATGCTGCCCGAATTGCAGGGCCGTTTCGTAGCGATCGTCGCACTCGCGACAGTGTGCATGACAAGTCTCGGAATTGGGAGAGACGCGCCGATCCCGAACATCGACATCGCGAGCCAGCCGGCATGGAAATCGCTCGAGCTCGACAAAGAGGATCTGCCGTCTGTAATCGAGACGTGCAAAAAAGCGTTGGCGGACGCGAAGTTTTTTATCGGCTGA